Proteins from one Mus pahari chromosome 18, PAHARI_EIJ_v1.1, whole genome shotgun sequence genomic window:
- the LOC110335395 gene encoding zinc finger protein 14-like, whose product MHQKQEMEPVTFEDVAVNFTLGEWTMLDSSQKKLYRDVMKETFLNLISIGKTEDEDTEEEYQNPKGNLRTLMVERLCKYDYGNQSGEIHQQSPEYVVNEKMPPAITECERDICTHLPSDMHFKGQTGEKSCQYQEHMEKALKHRKCWKDFTYSELLWMHKSPPMRQKPYENKQENEASTSFTTDHDYEGTYTEEKSYICKQCGKAWSDSCSLLWHERSHIQEKRHTCKQCGKAFSRPSQLHKHERIHTGEKPYVCTHCGKAFIDRRTCHNHERTHTGVKPFACKQCGKAFLRSCQLLIHERIHTGERPFVCKHCGKAFTYSSACYYHERIHTGEKPCVCKQCGKAFKCSAYLHIHERSHSGEKPYVCKHCGKAFAYATGCHKHERIHTGEKPYMCVQCGKLFTFPRSLHIHERSHSGEKPYVCKQCGKSFTQGTSLRRHERIHTGEKPYVCKQCGKAFIQRDDCYSHERTHTGEKPFMCVQCGKTFTFSKSLQIHEKNHTGEKPYICKQCGKAFTCSTYLLRHERTHSEKKLSG is encoded by the exons ATGCATCAGAAGCAGGAAATG GAGCCAGTGACCTTTGAGGATGTGGCTGTGAACTTCACGCTAGGAGAGTGGACTATGTTGGATTCTAGTCAAAAGAAGCTCTACAGAGACGTGATGAAGGAGACCTTTTTGAACCTGATCTCTATAG GGAAAACAGAAGACGAGGATACTGAAGAAGAGTACCAAAATCCTAAGGGGAACCTGAG AACTCTGATGGTTGAGAGACTCTGTAAATATGATTATGGTAATCAGTCTGGAGAAATTCACCAACAGAGTCCAGAGTATGTTGTGAATGAAAAAATGCCTCCGGCCATAACTGAATGTGAAAGGGACATCTGTACTCATTTACCCTCAGACATGCACTTCAAAGGTCAGACTGGAGAGAAGTCATGCCAGTATCAGGAACATATGGAGAAGGCTTTGAAACATAGGAAATGCTGGAAGGACTTCACTTATTCTGAGTTGCTTTGGATGCATAAAAGCCCTCCCATGAGACAGAAGCCCtatgaaaataaacaagaaaacgAAGCCTCTACGAGTTTCACTACCGATCATGATTATGAGGGAACATACACTGAAGAGAAATCTTATATTTGTAAACAATGTGGCAAAGCATGGAGTGATTCCTGTAGCCTTCTCTGGCATGAAAGAAGTCACATTCAAGAGAAACGTCACACATGTAAGCAATGTGGAAAAGCATTTAGTCGTCCCTCACAGCTTCACAAGCATGAAAGAATTCACACTGGTGAGAAACCTTATGTATGTACACATTGTGGGAAAGCCTTTATTGATCGCAGAACCTGTCACAATCATGAAAGGACTCACACTGGAGTGAAGCCCTTTGCCTGTAAGCAATGTGGGAAAGCATTTCTTCGTTCCTGCCAACTTCTCATCCATgaaagaattcacactggagagagacCTTTTGTATGTAAGCACTGCGGAAAAGCTTTCACCTATTCCAGTGCTTGCTATTATCATGAAAggattcacactggagagaaaccctgtgtctgtAAGCAATGTGGGAAAGCATTCAAATGTTCTGCATACCTTCACATACATGAACGATCTCACAGTGGAGAAAAACCCTATGTGTGTAAGCATTGTGGCAAAGCCTTTGCTTATGCCACTGGATGTCACAAACATGAGAgaattcacacaggagagaaaccgtatatgtgtgtgcagtgtgggaAACTATTCACTTTCCCCAGATCCCTTCACATACATGAGAGATCTCATAGTGGAGAAAAACCTTATGTATGTAAGCAGTGTGGGAAATCTTTCACTCAGGGAACTTCTTTGCGAAGACATGAACgaattcacactggagaaaaaccttATGTGTGTAAGCAGTGTGGGAAAGCTTTCATCCAACGTGATGATTGCTACAGTCATGAACGaactcacacaggagagaaaccattcATGTGTGTTCAATGTGGGAAAACATTCACTTTTTCCAAATCTcttcaaatacatgaaaaaaatcacactggagagaaaccctatataTGTAAgcaatgtgggaaagccttcaccTGTTCCACATACCTTCTCAGACATGAAAGAACTCACAGTGAGAAGAAACTCAGTGGGTAA